One genomic window of Prochlorococcus marinus CUG1416 includes the following:
- a CDS encoding methylenetetrahydrofolate reductase yields the protein MKSKLQQTLEKKSKVITAELMPPRGASPIRSLKIAQLLKDKVHAVNITDGSRAIMRMCSLAMSKLLLENGIEPIMQISCRDRNKIALQSDILGANALGIKNILCITGDSVKAGDQNDAKAVHELESVRLLQQIQDFNKGIDPTFGELADKKTFIFSGAAADPSCKNQRSLQNRMRKKKEAGARFIQTQMVMEKKFLIEFCNEISNPLELPVIAGVFLLKSYKNALFINKYVPGANIPANILNRLKDAKEPLQEGIQIAAEQAHDFINIANGIHLMAVKAEHLIPEILEKADLNLEY from the coding sequence TTGAAATCAAAACTTCAGCAGACTTTAGAAAAAAAATCCAAAGTAATAACGGCAGAGTTAATGCCGCCCAGAGGTGCAAGCCCCATAAGATCTCTTAAGATAGCACAACTTTTGAAAGATAAGGTACATGCTGTTAACATTACTGACGGGAGCAGGGCGATAATGAGAATGTGTAGCTTGGCAATGTCCAAACTATTACTGGAAAATGGGATAGAACCAATAATGCAAATATCTTGCAGAGATCGTAATAAAATTGCTTTACAATCAGACATTCTCGGGGCAAATGCTCTAGGAATTAAAAACATCTTATGCATTACTGGTGATTCAGTAAAAGCAGGGGATCAAAATGATGCCAAAGCTGTTCACGAGTTAGAGTCAGTTAGATTGCTTCAACAAATTCAGGACTTCAATAAAGGAATTGATCCTACTTTTGGAGAACTTGCAGATAAAAAAACATTTATATTTTCAGGAGCCGCAGCAGATCCAAGTTGTAAGAATCAAAGAAGTTTACAAAATAGAATGAGGAAGAAAAAAGAGGCTGGAGCTAGATTCATACAAACTCAAATGGTTATGGAAAAAAAATTTTTGATCGAATTCTGTAACGAAATTAGTAACCCTCTCGAACTACCTGTAATTGCAGGCGTATTCCTATTAAAGTCTTATAAAAATGCACTCTTTATCAACAAATACGTCCCAGGAGCAAACATCCCTGCAAATATTTTAAATCGTCTTAAAGATGCTAAAGAGCCTTTACAAGAAGGGATCCAAATTGCAGCTGAACAAGCTCACGATTTTATAAATATTGCAAATGGTATTCATTTAATGGCAGTTAAGGCAGAACATTTAATCCCTGAGATTCTTGAAAAGGCTGATCTTAATCTGGAATATTAA
- a CDS encoding helix-turn-helix domain-containing protein has product MQMVEEDVNNIDISGLSAREMEIIDLVADGLTNQEIAVKLTISKRTVDNHVSNMFTKTGSKNRVALLNWAMDNGKICRDGFNCCSLPDSD; this is encoded by the coding sequence ATGCAAATGGTTGAAGAAGATGTGAACAACATTGATATTTCTGGTCTCTCAGCACGAGAGATGGAAATTATTGATCTTGTGGCTGATGGGCTCACAAATCAAGAAATTGCTGTAAAGCTTACTATTAGTAAAAGAACTGTTGATAATCATGTAAGTAATATGTTTACAAAAACAGGTTCTAAAAATAGAGTAGCACTTTTAAATTGGGCAATGGATAATGGAAAGATTTGTAGAGATGGATTTAATTGTTGTTCCCTACCAGACTCTGATTAA
- a CDS encoding CYTH domain-containing protein — MALEIERRFLIKNDNWKEFITNKIYIEQGYLSKSLDDWIIRIRSTGKDFKIALKKHIKSFTNFEFEYSIPRKDGETIMSNLSNTIKKERFFLTVENKSWIIDCFKENNYPLEIAEIELSNEEEDFSLPSFISKEITGLKHYSNFSLANKPFSKWKDHSI; from the coding sequence ATGGCCTTAGAAATAGAAAGAAGGTTTCTTATAAAAAATGATAACTGGAAAGAATTTATCACAAATAAAATTTATATTGAACAAGGATACTTATCAAAAAGTTTAGATGATTGGATTATTAGGATAAGGTCTACAGGCAAAGACTTTAAAATTGCACTCAAAAAACATATTAAAAGCTTTACCAACTTTGAATTTGAATACTCCATTCCACGAAAAGATGGTGAAACAATAATGTCAAATCTTTCAAATACAATAAAAAAAGAAAGATTCTTTTTAACAGTTGAAAACAAATCTTGGATTATAGATTGCTTTAAAGAAAACAATTATCCACTTGAAATTGCCGAAATTGAACTTTCCAATGAAGAGGAAGATTTCAGTCTTCCATCTTTCATATCCAAAGAAATTACTGGGCTGAAACATTACTCCAATTTCAGTCTTGCTAACAAACCTTTTTCAAAATGGAAGGATCACTCTATTTAA
- a CDS encoding NAD(+) kinase, giving the protein MKLSLVLIVYRSDSSIALEASKFCEEVLKVKNITSKIIESDFHKHEVEKYLCNSKLKPDIGIILGGDGTFLKCANALADYDIPLLSINIGGNLGFLTQEKDFLFDKSFIEILENEEYIIDLRNRLNCNVCISGTSPKKKIIESYEALNDFYFKSVEEDISPTNQIQIEIDNEKVNAYKGDGLIISTSTGSTAYSMAAGGPIVHPSIDAMIINPICPMSLASRPIVIPNNSKVIIKPVKKSKGEIKLWRDGSKCMTIKEDYYCEIKKGKSPCKIIKFKKSTNYYNTLIKKLEWKGDLSLKNPKN; this is encoded by the coding sequence ATGAAACTTTCATTAGTGCTTATTGTATATCGTTCAGATAGTTCTATCGCTCTAGAGGCATCTAAATTCTGCGAAGAAGTCCTCAAAGTTAAAAATATAACATCAAAAATAATTGAAAGTGATTTTCACAAACATGAAGTTGAAAAATATCTTTGTAATTCAAAATTAAAACCAGATATTGGAATCATTCTTGGCGGTGATGGAACCTTCCTAAAATGTGCTAATGCATTAGCGGATTATGATATCCCTTTATTGAGCATTAATATTGGTGGTAATTTAGGTTTTCTTACTCAAGAAAAAGATTTTTTATTTGACAAATCTTTTATTGAAATCCTTGAAAACGAAGAATATATAATTGACTTACGCAATAGATTAAATTGCAATGTTTGTATTAGTGGGACAAGTCCTAAGAAAAAAATTATAGAAAGCTACGAAGCCTTAAATGATTTTTATTTTAAATCCGTTGAAGAGGATATTTCTCCTACCAACCAAATACAAATTGAAATTGATAACGAGAAGGTGAATGCATATAAAGGTGATGGATTGATTATATCTACATCTACTGGTTCAACAGCATACTCAATGGCTGCAGGCGGTCCAATAGTACATCCGAGTATAGATGCAATGATAATAAATCCTATATGCCCAATGAGTTTAGCTAGTAGACCAATAGTTATACCTAATAACAGTAAGGTAATCATTAAACCAGTAAAAAAAAGTAAAGGTGAAATTAAATTATGGAGAGACGGTTCAAAATGTATGACAATTAAGGAAGATTATTATTGTGAGATCAAAAAAGGAAAATCACCCTGCAAAATAATAAAGTTTAAAAAAAGCACTAACTATTACAATACTTTAATAAAAAAACTAGAGTGGAAAGGAGATTTATCTCTAAAAAATCCAAAAAATTAA
- the nuoK gene encoding NADH-quinone oxidoreductase subunit NuoK, translating into MNLESIPIQAFLIVSSVLFCIGIWGLLNSRNAVRVLMSIELMLNAVNINLMAFSSYIDNNLIQGQVFTIFVITVAAAEAAVGLAILLSLYRNRVTVDMESFNLLKW; encoded by the coding sequence ATGAATTTAGAATCAATTCCTATTCAAGCTTTTTTGATAGTATCTTCAGTACTATTTTGTATTGGTATTTGGGGATTATTAAATAGTAGGAATGCTGTTAGGGTTCTTATGAGCATTGAATTAATGCTCAATGCGGTAAATATAAACTTGATGGCTTTTTCTTCTTATATTGATAATAATTTAATTCAAGGACAAGTTTTTACAATTTTTGTTATTACTGTTGCTGCCGCAGAAGCAGCCGTTGGATTAGCTATATTGTTATCTCTTTACAGAAATAGGGTGACTGTAGATATGGAAAGTTTTAATTTATTAAAATGGTAA
- a CDS encoding NADH-quinone oxidoreductase subunit J, which yields MSIAITTQIICFTVLSLVILIGAIGVVLLESIVYSAFLLGGVFMSVAGLYLLLNASFVAAAQVLVYVGAVNVLIIFAIMLVNKKEDLKPINDIKSRRILSTSICLILLSLLIRVDLTNVWKLASPQNSIGEESTIRIGEHLFSDYLLPFELASVLLLMAMIGAIVLARRDVMNKDISTGLPVNQELIEKSSEPLLTNKN from the coding sequence ATGTCCATTGCAATAACAACTCAAATTATTTGTTTTACAGTTTTATCTTTAGTTATTCTTATTGGAGCAATTGGTGTTGTATTGCTAGAAAGTATTGTATATTCAGCATTTCTTCTTGGCGGAGTATTCATGAGTGTGGCAGGATTATATCTACTTTTAAATGCAAGTTTTGTTGCTGCAGCTCAAGTTTTAGTTTATGTGGGTGCAGTAAATGTATTAATAATTTTTGCAATAATGTTAGTCAATAAAAAAGAAGATTTAAAGCCCATCAATGACATTAAATCCAGAAGAATCTTATCAACATCTATATGTTTAATCCTACTTAGCCTTTTAATAAGAGTTGACTTGACAAACGTATGGAAGCTAGCAAGCCCCCAAAACTCTATAGGAGAAGAATCAACTATTAGGATTGGAGAGCATCTATTTAGTGATTATTTACTCCCATTTGAATTAGCTTCAGTTTTACTTTTAATGGCGATGATTGGGGCTATTGTTTTAGCTAGAAGAGATGTAATGAACAAAGATATTTCAACTGGATTACCTGTTAATCAAGAGTTAATTGAAAAATCATCAGAACCATTACTCACTAATAAAAATTAA
- the ndhI gene encoding NAD(P)H-quinone oxidoreductase subunit I produces the protein MKNFLQQVNSYIKEAFSAGKYLYNGLSVTFDHLRRRPVTVQYPYEKLIPSERYRGRIHYEFDKCIACEVCVRVCPINLPVVDWVMNKETKKKELRNYSIDFGVCIFCGNCVEFCPTNCLSMTEEYELASFDRHNLNFDNIALGRLPTNVTTDPSVKPLRELAYLPKGVMDPHEIPASDIRVGKLPEEVYDWMKPTTNENKDKISNPNN, from the coding sequence ATGAAAAATTTCCTTCAACAAGTAAATAGCTATATTAAAGAGGCTTTTAGTGCTGGCAAATATTTATACAATGGCTTATCAGTAACTTTTGATCATCTTCGAAGAAGACCTGTTACTGTGCAATATCCATATGAAAAACTAATACCCTCTGAAAGATATCGAGGAAGAATACATTATGAATTCGATAAATGTATAGCTTGTGAAGTTTGTGTGAGAGTATGTCCAATAAATCTACCAGTAGTTGACTGGGTAATGAATAAAGAAACCAAAAAAAAGGAACTTAGAAATTATTCAATAGATTTTGGAGTATGTATATTTTGCGGAAATTGCGTTGAATTTTGTCCAACTAATTGTCTATCAATGACCGAAGAATATGAATTAGCTTCTTTCGACAGACACAATCTAAATTTCGATAATATTGCACTTGGGAGACTCCCTACAAACGTAACAACAGATCCTTCAGTAAAACCACTAAGAGAACTTGCTTATCTACCTAAAGGAGTAATGGATCCCCATGAAATCCCTGCTTCAGATATCAGAGTTGGTAAATTACCTGAAGAAGTCTATGATTGGATGAAACCAACAACCAATGAAAATAAAGATAAAATTTCTAATCCAAACAATTAA
- the nuoH gene encoding NADH-quinone oxidoreductase subunit NuoH, producing MEYGIDLEYSFNEFLKGFGISSEIAHVIWLPLPMLLVLVAAVVGVLVTVWLERKISAAAQQRIGPEYAGALGILQPIADGLKLLVKEDIIPAKADGILFTAGPILVLVPVILSWLIVPFGQNLLISNVGIGIFLWIALSSIQPIGLLMSGYASNNKYSLLGGLRAAAQSISYEIPLALSVLAVVLMTNSLSTIDIVNQQSGAGILSWNIWRQPVGFIIFWICALAECERLPFDLPEAEEELVAGYQTEYAGMKFALFYLGSYINLILSALLVSILYLGGWGFPIPVELIAKVLNLPINAPFIQVFTASIGIVMTVLKAYLLVFVAILLRWTTPRVRIDQLLDLGWKFLLPISLANLLLTAGLKLAFPQFFGG from the coding sequence TTGGAATACGGAATAGATCTTGAATATAGTTTTAATGAATTCCTAAAAGGTTTTGGCATTTCTAGTGAGATTGCTCATGTAATATGGCTACCTCTACCAATGCTTTTGGTTTTAGTCGCAGCAGTTGTTGGAGTTTTAGTAACTGTTTGGCTTGAAAGAAAGATATCCGCTGCTGCTCAACAAAGAATAGGTCCTGAATATGCAGGAGCTCTAGGTATACTCCAACCAATTGCAGATGGTCTTAAGTTACTAGTCAAAGAGGATATTATTCCTGCTAAAGCAGATGGAATTCTCTTCACTGCAGGACCCATATTAGTTCTAGTCCCAGTGATTCTTTCATGGCTGATTGTTCCTTTTGGACAAAACCTTCTTATTAGTAATGTTGGTATTGGAATTTTCCTATGGATTGCTTTAAGCAGTATCCAGCCGATTGGACTTCTTATGAGCGGATATGCATCAAATAATAAATATTCATTATTAGGCGGATTAAGAGCAGCTGCGCAATCTATAAGTTACGAAATACCTTTAGCTTTATCTGTACTGGCTGTTGTGCTAATGACAAATTCTCTAAGTACTATTGACATTGTTAACCAACAAAGTGGTGCTGGAATACTCAGTTGGAATATTTGGAGACAACCTGTTGGCTTTATAATCTTTTGGATTTGTGCTCTTGCAGAATGTGAACGACTTCCATTTGACTTACCTGAAGCTGAAGAAGAATTAGTTGCAGGATATCAAACAGAATATGCGGGAATGAAATTCGCATTGTTCTACCTTGGTAGCTACATAAATTTAATTCTTTCAGCATTATTAGTATCAATACTTTATTTGGGAGGATGGGGTTTTCCTATTCCAGTTGAATTAATAGCTAAGGTACTTAATTTGCCGATTAATGCGCCCTTTATACAAGTTTTCACTGCATCAATAGGAATTGTAATGACTGTTTTGAAAGCATATCTCTTAGTATTTGTTGCAATATTATTGCGTTGGACAACCCCTAGAGTAAGAATAGATCAACTTTTAGATCTAGGATGGAAGTTTCTTCTTCCAATTTCTCTTGCTAATCTTTTATTAACTGCAGGATTAAAACTTGCTTTTCCGCAATTCTTTGGTGGCTAA
- a CDS encoding citrate synthase: MDSNKLILKPGLEGVPVTNSSICDIDGNKGKLLYRGYSIEELSKKSSFLETAYLLIWGELPTAIQLRDFEQEVQMHRRLSFRVRDMMKCFPATGHPMDALQSSAASLGLFYSRRAIDDPNYIYNAVIRLIAKIPTMIAAFQLIRKGQDPIQPRDDLTYSSNFLYMLTEKEQDPIAAKVFDRCLILHAEHSLNASTFSARVTASTLTDPYAVIASAVGTLAGPLHGGANEDVIAMLEEIKTPDKAASFLENAIKNKSKIMGFGHREYKVKDPRAIILQKLAEELFIRFGADEMYDVAKSLEVEAIPRLGPKGIFPNVDFYSGLVYRKLGIPRDLFTPIFAISRVAGWLAHWREQLGANRIFRPSQIYTGSAPRDWISLENRE; the protein is encoded by the coding sequence TTGGATAGCAACAAACTAATTTTAAAACCAGGATTAGAGGGTGTCCCAGTTACAAATTCATCCATCTGTGATATTGACGGCAATAAAGGCAAATTATTATATAGAGGCTACTCCATTGAGGAACTATCCAAAAAAAGCAGTTTTTTAGAAACTGCTTATCTATTGATTTGGGGTGAATTGCCTACAGCTATACAACTTAGAGATTTTGAACAAGAAGTTCAAATGCATCGCAGGTTAAGTTTTAGAGTAAGAGATATGATGAAATGTTTCCCTGCGACAGGTCATCCTATGGACGCTCTTCAATCAAGTGCGGCTTCTTTGGGACTTTTCTATTCACGAAGAGCAATAGATGATCCTAATTACATATACAACGCAGTGATAAGACTGATAGCAAAAATACCCACAATGATTGCTGCGTTTCAACTTATTAGAAAAGGACAGGACCCTATTCAACCTCGAGATGATTTAACATATTCCTCAAATTTTCTTTACATGCTGACTGAAAAAGAACAAGATCCAATAGCTGCAAAAGTTTTTGATAGGTGTTTAATTCTACATGCCGAACATAGTTTAAACGCCAGTACATTTAGCGCTAGAGTGACGGCAAGCACTCTTACAGACCCATATGCTGTAATCGCCTCTGCAGTAGGAACCTTGGCTGGTCCGCTGCATGGAGGGGCGAATGAGGATGTAATTGCGATGTTGGAAGAAATCAAAACTCCAGACAAAGCAGCTTCTTTTTTAGAAAATGCAATAAAAAATAAAAGTAAGATAATGGGCTTTGGTCATAGGGAATATAAAGTCAAAGATCCAAGAGCAATAATTCTTCAAAAACTGGCAGAAGAGCTTTTTATTAGATTTGGAGCTGATGAAATGTATGACGTTGCTAAATCATTAGAGGTAGAAGCAATACCAAGACTTGGCCCAAAGGGTATTTTTCCTAATGTAGACTTTTATTCTGGTCTTGTTTATAGGAAACTTGGTATTCCTCGTGATTTATTTACTCCAATTTTTGCTATATCCAGAGTTGCTGGTTGGCTAGCTCATTGGAGAGAGCAACTTGGAGCAAATAGAATTTTTAGACCATCGCAAATCTATACTGGGTCAGCTCCAAGGGATTGGATTAGCTTAGAAAATAGAGAATAA
- a CDS encoding rhodanese-like domain-containing protein has translation MGNYPKSINASNLNDWFNSEKEDPVLIDVREHSELEIARFSKEFLHIPISKVTSEYVEEIFADLLDREIVVTCHAGIRSYNFCQWCLDNNIVSEIWNLEEGIDGWSRYIDQSIPRY, from the coding sequence TTGGGAAATTATCCAAAATCTATAAATGCCTCTAATCTTAATGATTGGTTTAATTCTGAAAAAGAAGATCCAGTCTTGATTGATGTAAGAGAACATTCAGAGCTTGAAATAGCTCGTTTCTCAAAAGAATTTTTACATATACCAATTAGTAAAGTTACATCTGAATACGTTGAAGAAATATTTGCTGATTTATTAGACAGAGAAATTGTTGTTACCTGTCATGCAGGAATAAGAAGTTATAACTTTTGTCAATGGTGCTTAGATAATAATATTGTGAGCGAAATATGGAATTTGGAGGAGGGTATTGATGGATGGAGTAGATATATTGACCAATCAATTCCAAGGTATTGA
- the trpB gene encoding tryptophan synthase subunit beta, whose product MVSTFSRQDQDYQNEDLNQPSKEGRFGKYGGQYVPETLMPALFELETAAANAWKDKLFVKELNHLLKTYVGRETPLYEAKRLTEHYKTKQATARIWLKREDLNHTGAHKINNALGQALLAIRMGKQRIIAETGAGQHGVATATVCARFGLKCIIYMGAEDIKRQSLNVFRMKLLGAEVKVVNSGTATLKDATSEAIRDWVSNVETTHYILGSVAGPHPFPKIVRDFHAVIGEEAKKQCLESFGSLPDILLACVGGGSNAMGLFHPFLKERSVRLIGVEAAGSGVDTDKHAATITKGSVGILHGSMSLLLQDDNGQVQEAHSISAGLDYPGVGPEHSHLKDIGRAEYGSVTDQEALDALRLVSELEGIIPALETSHAFAWLDKLCPTLEKDTHIVINCSGRGDKDVNTVASSLDI is encoded by the coding sequence GTGGTAAGTACATTTTCTCGCCAAGATCAAGATTATCAAAATGAGGATTTGAATCAACCCTCCAAAGAGGGAAGATTTGGGAAATATGGTGGTCAATATGTTCCTGAAACACTAATGCCTGCTCTTTTTGAGCTTGAAACTGCTGCTGCAAATGCATGGAAAGATAAACTTTTCGTAAAAGAATTAAATCATCTACTTAAGACTTATGTGGGAAGAGAAACTCCACTTTATGAAGCTAAAAGACTTACTGAACATTATAAAACCAAACAAGCCACTGCAAGGATATGGCTTAAAAGAGAAGATTTAAATCATACTGGTGCTCACAAAATCAATAATGCCCTTGGACAAGCTTTATTAGCAATAAGAATGGGTAAACAAAGGATAATTGCAGAAACTGGAGCAGGTCAGCATGGAGTTGCTACAGCTACTGTTTGTGCGAGATTTGGCTTGAAATGCATTATCTATATGGGTGCTGAGGACATAAAAAGACAATCCCTCAACGTTTTTAGAATGAAATTGCTAGGGGCTGAAGTTAAAGTTGTAAATTCTGGAACTGCAACACTTAAGGATGCTACTAGTGAAGCTATTAGAGATTGGGTTTCTAATGTAGAAACCACACACTACATTTTAGGATCTGTTGCTGGTCCTCACCCTTTCCCAAAGATTGTGAGAGATTTTCATGCAGTTATTGGAGAAGAAGCCAAAAAGCAATGCCTGGAATCGTTTGGATCTTTACCCGATATTTTACTTGCATGTGTAGGTGGAGGATCAAATGCAATGGGCCTTTTCCATCCTTTCCTTAAAGAAAGGTCAGTAAGACTAATTGGAGTTGAAGCTGCAGGAAGCGGAGTTGATACTGACAAGCATGCTGCCACTATCACGAAAGGTTCAGTAGGAATTTTGCATGGCTCAATGAGTCTTCTTTTACAAGATGATAATGGTCAGGTACAAGAAGCCCACTCCATAAGTGCAGGCCTAGATTACCCTGGGGTAGGGCCTGAACATAGCCATTTAAAAGATATAGGTAGAGCAGAATATGGATCAGTTACAGATCAAGAAGCTTTAGATGCTTTGAGACTTGTTAGTGAACTAGAAGGAATTATACCTGCACTCGAAACTTCCCATGCCTTTGCTTGGTTAGATAAATTATGCCCTACTCTTGAAAAAGATACTCATATAGTTATCAATTGCTCTGGGAGAGGCGACAAAGATGTTAACACTGTTGCATCTTCATTAGATATTTAA
- a CDS encoding translation initiation factor SUI1, which yields MGKKNWIEFDNQENKSEEKAKIEKFNKGLKINISKQKKGKKGKTITLIKNLGTEDEILLKELLKKIKVFCGTGGTLIDSNIQLQGDMVSKSIEFLRKEGFQNL from the coding sequence ATGGGAAAAAAGAATTGGATCGAATTTGATAATCAAGAAAATAAATCTGAAGAAAAAGCTAAAATAGAAAAATTTAATAAAGGATTAAAAATAAATATTTCTAAACAAAAAAAAGGTAAAAAGGGTAAGACGATCACCTTAATTAAAAATTTAGGAACTGAGGATGAAATCTTACTAAAAGAATTGCTTAAAAAAATTAAAGTTTTTTGTGGTACTGGAGGAACATTAATTGATAGTAATATCCAGTTACAGGGTGATATGGTATCGAAATCAATTGAGTTTCTTCGTAAAGAGGGATTTCAAAATTTATGA
- the cysC gene encoding adenylyl-sulfate kinase, with protein sequence MKEQDQTNSTNIKWHNLTIDRDKLEKMRGHKGMVIWFTGLSGSGKSTLANALNEVLHLDGFSTYVLDGDNIRHGLCKDLGFSDEDREENIRRIGEVANLFMNAGIITITAFVSPFISDRDKVRKIIGSKDFIEVYCAADIKVCENRDTKGLYKKARLGEIKDFTGISSPYEAPHNPEIVVDTGSLDLNDSVEKVINYLKKENFLKKG encoded by the coding sequence ATGAAAGAACAAGATCAAACAAATTCAACGAATATAAAGTGGCACAATTTAACTATTGATAGAGATAAATTAGAAAAAATGAGAGGTCATAAAGGAATGGTTATTTGGTTTACAGGGTTATCAGGCTCTGGTAAGAGTACTTTGGCAAACGCTTTAAATGAAGTTTTACACTTAGATGGTTTTTCAACTTACGTGTTGGATGGAGATAATATAAGACACGGTTTATGCAAAGATCTTGGGTTTTCCGATGAAGATAGAGAAGAAAATATAAGAAGAATTGGAGAAGTTGCGAATTTATTTATGAATGCTGGGATAATAACTATTACAGCATTCGTTTCACCATTTATTAGTGATAGAGATAAAGTGAGAAAAATTATTGGATCTAAGGATTTTATTGAAGTTTATTGTGCTGCTGATATCAAAGTTTGCGAAAATAGGGATACTAAAGGTCTTTATAAGAAAGCTCGTTTGGGAGAAATTAAGGATTTTACTGGGATTTCTAGTCCATATGAAGCTCCTCATAATCCAGAAATTGTTGTTGATACAGGTTCGTTAGATTTAAATGATTCAGTTGAAAAAGTTATTAACTATCTAAAAAAAGAAAACTTTCTTAAAAAGGGCTAA
- the purE gene encoding 5-(carboxyamino)imidazole ribonucleotide mutase, whose protein sequence is MSEFNSKDIYKIAVVMGSDSDLKTLKPAIDILREFGIKTEVCILSAHRTPIEMMEYAKNAESENIKVIIAGAGGAAHLPGMLASITCIPVIGVPVESKTLKGIDSLLSIVQMPAGIPVATVAINGGQNAGLLAIEMISLFDKSIKENLKEFRKNLHTQVRTKNSKLSTIGADNYLQNK, encoded by the coding sequence TTGTCAGAATTTAATTCTAAAGATATATATAAAATCGCTGTCGTAATGGGAAGTGATTCAGATCTAAAAACATTGAAGCCTGCTATTGATATTTTAAGAGAATTTGGAATAAAAACTGAAGTTTGTATACTTTCTGCCCATCGAACACCTATTGAAATGATGGAATATGCAAAAAATGCAGAATCAGAAAATATAAAAGTAATAATTGCCGGTGCTGGTGGTGCTGCTCATCTTCCAGGAATGTTGGCATCCATAACTTGCATTCCTGTAATTGGAGTACCAGTAGAGAGTAAGACACTTAAGGGGATTGACTCTCTTTTATCAATTGTTCAAATGCCCGCTGGGATACCAGTAGCAACAGTTGCAATTAATGGAGGTCAAAATGCCGGACTATTGGCAATAGAGATGATCAGTTTATTTGATAAATCCATAAAGGAAAATTTAAAAGAATTCAGAAAAAATCTTCATACACAGGTACGAACTAAAAATAGTAAGTTATCCACTATTGGAGCTGACAATTATCTTCAAAATAAATGA
- the bchM gene encoding magnesium protoporphyrin IX methyltransferase translates to MSSNKIIEKSEVREYFNGTGFDRWNKIYSKSDEINAVQKNIRKGHQKTVDDVVSYIKNYPELTKKSYCDAGCGVGSLSIPLLRLGIKELQVSDISSEMIKETKQRIKDLGLNQGKIKYEVCDLEKLKGLFDVVVCLDVFIHYPQPVAEEMVQHLCDLSKEKLIVSFAPYTPFLAVLKNIGKLFPGPSKTTRAYTLKEKGIINAAKQRGFSVVKTKLNQAPFYFSKLIEFEKIN, encoded by the coding sequence ATGTCGTCAAATAAGATTATCGAGAAAAGTGAAGTTAGGGAGTATTTTAATGGCACTGGCTTTGATAGATGGAACAAAATTTATAGCAAATCTGATGAAATTAATGCAGTTCAGAAAAATATTAGAAAAGGACATCAAAAGACTGTAGATGATGTAGTTTCATACATCAAAAATTATCCTGAACTAACAAAAAAAAGTTATTGTGATGCAGGATGTGGTGTAGGAAGTCTATCAATACCCTTACTTAGACTTGGTATAAAAGAATTACAGGTAAGCGATATTTCTTCTGAAATGATTAAAGAAACAAAACAACGCATAAAAGATTTAGGTTTGAACCAAGGTAAAATCAAATATGAAGTCTGTGATCTAGAAAAATTAAAAGGATTATTTGATGTTGTAGTTTGTTTGGATGTATTTATTCATTATCCTCAACCGGTCGCAGAAGAAATGGTCCAACATCTATGTGATTTAAGTAAAGAAAAACTAATCGTTAGCTTTGCTCCGTATACTCCATTTCTTGCTGTTCTAAAAAATATAGGTAAATTATTTCCTGGGCCAAGTAAAACTACAAGAGCTTATACATTAAAAGAAAAGGGTATTATTAATGCCGCTAAACAAAGAGGATTTAGCGTAGTCAAAACGAAATTAAATCAAGCTCCTTTTTATTTTTCAAAACTAATTGAATTCGAAAAAATTAACTAG